The DNA region CCGCGCCGGGTCGGTCCAGCCGGGCATCGGTGCTCATCGTCGGTGCCGGATCATGCTGGGGCGGGGGCTCCATCGTGGGTGGGACGTGCCGTGTATCGGCGCGCCGTGTGGGTGAGATGGTGTCAGCCCGGACGCCCGGGTGCCAGTAGCGCCGCCTCCAAGCGGGCGACCCCTTCGGGCGTGCCCACCTCGTCGTAGGGCCGGGTCGTCTCGTGGGCGGCGACGCGGCCGGCCTTCGACCAGGTCTCCATCATGTGGGCCAGGTCGCCTTGGGCGGGCCCATCGACGTCGAGCAGCGACGACGACAGGACGCTGATCCCGTAGTCGATGTGGGTGGCGCCGGCACTGGCACCCACCTCGCCCCGTGGTTTGCGGTAGCGCACCAGCGGGCCGTCGATCGTGGCGTTGGATGGTTCGGAGCCGTGCCGATTGTCGATCACTGCCATCGTGGCCGGCAGGTAGTCGTCGGCGTGAGCCTCGGCATGGCGCCACAACTCGTTGATGTCGAGGCGCAGCCAGGAGTCGCCGTAGAGCACCAGAAAGCGGGGGGCGAGCAGCCCGCGACGGTGGGCCAGGATCAGGGCGCCGCCGGTTCCGGGCCGGGTAGAGCCGTCGGTTGCGTCGGGATCGCGGCTGTAGGTGACCGACAGGCCGAAGCGCCCGCCGTCGCCCAGCGACGAGATGATCTCGTCGCCCAGATGACCGATGCACTCGACGACGTCGCCGACCCCCTGCGCCGCCAGCCATTCCAGCTGGCGGTGGGCGAAGGGCCGTCCAAGCACGTCGACCAGGTGCTTGGGTTGGCGGCGGCCGAGCTCACCGAGCCGTGTGCCCAGGCCGCCCGACAGGATTGCGCACTGCAACGGCCGGTCATCTCGCTCGTCCAGCGGTTCGCTCACTGGGCGGTCAGCACGGTCGAGCCCAGGTGATCGAAGCGAAAACGCAGCTCGTCGAGACCTTCGGCCTTCATGGCGCGACGCACCTTGGTTGGTTCGGGCGCATAGACGAGGAGGAAGCCCCCGGCCCCGGCGCCAACCACTTTGCCGCCCAGTGCGCCGGCCGAGCGTGCCACCGCGTAGTAACGGTCGATGTCGGGGTTGGACATGCCCGACGTGCGGGCTCGTTTGGCCTCCCAGTGCTCGTGCATCAGCTCCCCGAACGCTGCGGTGTCGCCGGCGATGAGGGCGTTGGCGATCTCGTCGCCGAGCGCCATCGTGTGGTCGAGGTTGGCCAGCATTGCCTCGTCCGCCTCAGTCGAGCGGCGGTCCTGGTCGGCCAGCATCTGCGACGCGGCCCGGGAGTAGCCCGTGAAGAACAACAACAGGTGCTCCTCCAGCTCGCTCAAGGTGTCATCGGACACCTCGAGACGAGCGGCGTCCACTCGGTCGTCGGGATGGAACGCGAACGAGGTGACCCCGCCGTACGCGGCGATGTACTGGTCCTGTTTGCCCACGGGCTCCTTCAGGTGGTCGATCTCGATGGCGCAGGCCTGCTCGGCCAGTTCGTCGGTCAGCACCGGCTGGAGGCGGTGGGCGTACAACGCCCGCAACAGCCCCACCGTGAACGAGCCGGAACTGCCCAGGCCGGTACCGGCGGGAATGTCGGCCATCGACACGATCTCGATGCCCGGCGCCATCTTGTGCAACTCGAGGGCGGTGCGCAGGATGTCGTGGTCGATCTCGGCGGTGGTCGCCACCCGTTCGATCGTCGAGTACTTCA from Candidatus Microthrix subdominans includes:
- a CDS encoding NTP transferase domain-containing protein, encoding MSEPLDERDDRPLQCAILSGGLGTRLGELGRRQPKHLVDVLGRPFAHRQLEWLAAQGVGDVVECIGHLGDEIISSLGDGGRFGLSVTYSRDPDATDGSTRPGTGGALILAHRRGLLAPRFLVLYGDSWLRLDINELWRHAEAHADDYLPATMAVIDNRHGSEPSNATIDGPLVRYRKPRGEVGASAGATHIDYGISVLSSSLLDVDGPAQGDLAHMMETWSKAGRVAAHETTRPYDEVGTPEGVARLEAALLAPGRPG
- a CDS encoding galactokinase — its product is MIITRTPLRISIGGGGTDLPSYYRRNGGRLVSAAINRYVYISINTTFTDDYLLKYSTIERVATTAEIDHDILRTALELHKMAPGIEIVSMADIPAGTGLGSSGSFTVGLLRALYAHRLQPVLTDELAEQACAIEIDHLKEPVGKQDQYIAAYGGVTSFAFHPDDRVDAARLEVSDDTLSELEEHLLLFFTGYSRAASQMLADQDRRSTEADEAMLANLDHTMALGDEIANALIAGDTAAFGELMHEHWEAKRARTSGMSNPDIDRYYAVARSAGALGGKVVGAGAGGFLLVYAPEPTKVRRAMKAEGLDELRFRFDHLGSTVLTAQ